In the genome of Suncus etruscus isolate mSunEtr1 chromosome 3, mSunEtr1.pri.cur, whole genome shotgun sequence, the window AATGATTGGATTTTAATGAATACATACTAATTGGAGTAAGCTTTATTCCAGGAAAAAATGGGTATGTGCATCTTTCAATTTCAGGAGGGCTTGGACTATGCTGACCGTTAAGACGAGCTGGCAGAGTAGGAGGTTTGCCTAGAGTTTTGGGGTGGCTCTCTTCTTTATTAGCAAACACAATCAGGTTTTCAGAATTTGGGCTAATCTGACCATTAAGATGCTGCCTccaagtattttctttatttactggCTTTGCCAGGGTTACTTCAATACTTGCTCCATCAATGCACTTTCCATTCATAACAGACATAGCAGCCACAGCATCTTCTCGGTTGAAAAAGTGGACAAATGCATAATCTCTAAGTTTCTTTACTCTTTCAACTGCACTAGGTTTGAATTTATTGAATTCTGCTTTAATTGTTTCCTCTGTAGTTGAGATCATTAAATTTCTTACATAGAGAACTTTAACTCTCTGCATGGTTTCCTCATCCACCTCTTTCTCTGGGTCAGCCCAATCAACTTGAATGGTATGGCCCCACAGCTGGAATGTTcctgtaaaaataaaacagcatttattaaaaaacaaatggaagtaaaaaaaattattttggtttttatttttttgtttttttccttgtgtgtgtgggggggtcatacccagaggagcttgggttactcctggctctgcactaagaaatcctTCTGCAGGCACCGAGGGGGTGGGGCATACCAGacacagggaaccaaatgggctgccaggattcgaaccactgtccctcctggattggttgcttacaaggcaaatgccctactgctatgctatgtctccagccccagaaataaaaaaaaatcttaagtgaAACTATCTTCAGGAACTCAAGTACAAATCAATAATTTGTTTAATCTTAAGTGAAACTATCTTCAGGAACTCAAGTACAAATCAATAATTTGTTTCATCCTCATCTGAAAGTTTTTATAAAGGTTTATCTAACAAAAACCTTTAGCAGACTTTTAAACAGAACAAATATTCTTCTAACCAAAACCTTTATTTGAAAGATCCtttagatttaataaaattcacaACTCCataatatgtattaaaatgtaaAGTATTATAAATGACAACTCCATTTGTAGGAGCAACTCCTTGTCTTTTAGaatgaaataattttcacaattattCCTTTTAAATGCATTACATATTTCTACAACACTGATCAATGAGGTATCATTCTTTGTCCATATTTATAATCAGTATAATGTGGGAAAACACTTTGAAAAGGACAAATTTACCTGGAATTAGTTTTCTCCTGGCCATAGCAGCAGCTCTATGAGATTCATattcaacaaaagcaaaaccacGATTTTTTGTCTTATCAGTTGCACTTGGATAAACAATAACATCTACAACTCCTTCTGTAACTTTCTTCATTTCATCCaaaatttcttccttcttcttttccttgggAATAGCTCCAATAAATAATCTGCAATTATCTAAGCTTACACATACACCAATAAACTTTCCTGGTCGAATCTCATAATTATTAAGAATTCTGATGGCCAACTGTGCTTCTTCTTTAGTAGTATACATCACAAAAGCATAACCTCGATTTTCACCACTAAATTCCATCATAAGGCGAAATTCATATATCTTCCCAGCTCTTTCAAATACAGGAACTAATTCATCTTCATACATATCACGAGGTATTTTTCCTACAAAAACTTCACAACCCCTAGGTGGGGGTGGGCCTTCCCAACCTGGAAGACAATACACAAGTAAATAAGTAATTTATGAGATACTTATATTCAGTTATTTATTCCCTCATCCCACAAATGTACTCTGTCTTCTATGTGTCATACAAGTGCCAAGTGTTAAAAACAGTGGACAAAATAAAAGTCCCTTCCCATATGACATTTATACTCAATAGCAAAAGGTACTATGaagttatgaataaaaataaagcaagaggACTGATAGCCATAGTCAGGCGAATTATCTCTAACTAGAATTTAGGTGAGAGAATGAGTTGAGGATACATAGAAAGAAAGTACTCATGTTAGAACACACAGCACAAAGACTTTTATAACCATCTGTATTTATAGAAAGAGTAAAATGGAAGGTAAAATAATTATCACTAGTCTGTTTTATAgagcaaagattttattttaagtattacaGAAAGTTAGCTGCAGGGCTTTGAGCAGTTTCTGCATTGGTTATTTGTGAAAAGACCAAACATTTAGTCCATTCTCCTTTTTAACTTTCTATTAtacataccaccaccaccactctccTGCCCCTTTCACTTCCCACTACTCATTTTAATACCTTCCAAAGCAACTCTAAAAAGTaaggttttgattttgttttgttttttacaacttaaaagaactttttcttggggggggccacacctgttgacactcaggggttactcctggctattcgctcagaaattgctccgggctcagggagaccttatgggacatcgggaaatcgaaccatggtccgtcctagactaggacttgcaaggcagatgcttacctctagcaccactgctcctgccccaaaaggacctttctttaaatgaaaaatattttgattattttaaaatgcatagtCCATATAATCTACTTCTTCCCTTCAAAACTATAAAAGTTAATGCTAAGTTTTACAAGGAAGGTGTTACTGTTGGAACACTATTCATCTATAAATATAGCTACATCGAGCAATTCAATTTAAAACAAGCAAATCCTTACCTGGAGGAGGACCACCAAATTTCCTTTGCCCATTTTCTTGAACCATGCTGTAACCAGTCTTTTCCATCAAAGCAAGTAAAGCTGCTTCATTTTGAGTACCAGTTCGAACTTTATTACATCCATTTGTCCcatctatattttcttcattcatgGTTGCTAttcctaaaaacacaaaattcaaTAGTTTAAGCTATAACATGGAACACAAGCAATTTATGAGACATTTTATTTGAGTTGATAGCTGCCGCTGCTTAAGTGAGTGACCAATGTGGTTCTGCTCTCAAGTTCCCTATGATCGAATCTTACACCTTAGAAAGAAAGCCACTGATTCCATAAGCAGTATTTTTAGGGCATCTAAGCACAAAGAggcaaaagtttaaaaataaataaaaggcaacaaAAAAGACATAAGTGGGAAACAGAATTGAGTTAAGAGATGAAAAAAGGAGTGatgtactgagcactgccaaatacgGCCCAAGATTTAAGTTATTTGATGGTATATGACGATATATTTTTGACTTAAACCAATCCAGTAAGTACAGCTTGATGTTAAAAGTGCTAATGTCATCAACAATCTCCAATAGCAATAGcaactgagtacatgctttgagGCCTCCAAACCAGGTCTGCCTACTCCCACAGCCACTCATCAAACTCTGCAGAAACTGGAGATTCTGTGATTTCCAATTGTCAGTACCTTCAAgacttacataaatatatatattttaagtgctcttaaatttttttcagtttgtattATAGAATGCTTTTGATAACCCAAGTTTTAGGACCATTCTCAACTATAATATGCCCTGGCAATTCTCGGATTCTTGGTTAATAGCTGGTCAAGCAATGCAGCACTGCCATAAGGGATTTAAAACTTAGGGTTAGCATGCATACTAGTCCTTTCAGCTATCCCCTGggactcttattttttaaattaacttattaCTCATCTCCTTATCAGTCAGATCAATactgtgaattattttatatcttaattttatgtttttattagccTGGAGAAATATATAATCCATACATATGGGAATACATTAGGTCTTAACAAAACTACTTTGACTCCAGAAAATCTTTTCCATTTATAAATGGAAACTAGTCACTGTAGTAAATTATTTTCCAACATCTCTTTTTATTCAACTCCAGGAATCAAAATCAGAGCCTCAAAGTAATTTAAGTGCTCTAATGCTGACCAACACCAATCATTAGGCAAAGCCTTTTAAGAATCATACAAATTCAGGCAACTTAATTTCTTTACAccgttttttgttttcatttttaaaatgtgagtACCAATATCATACAATAGCATACAAGTTTGCAAAAAGTATATGTAAAATCTTTGTCTGAGTTACAATAAACCAAATATGTaagaattttgataaaaattaaaaggcatcTTAATTTTGCATGCACCTGCAACTGCTAACACAAGCAATTTTTTTTCCAAGTATCTTTTGTCTTCTTAGAGTTATTTGGCTAGATTATGTGGCAGACAGATACAGAGGGAGGAGAATAAACATCTTTACAATAGATAGAGGGTGAGAATGAAAATCTCAAAGTAAGTAAATTGTCACTCCAGGGATGCCCTCTTGTTCTCAGGTCAGCCAATGGCCCCAGAGCCAGGGTACCTACTTCAACTTTTTTCATTTACTAATTAAATATCTGGAGTAAGTTCTTAGCCTTAAGAGCCTCAacttcctcatctataaaacaaaaaagcaaaagcttTACCTATCTCAGTTTTTATGACTGTTTGGTTAACTtgtataaaaaatacaatagaactTCTAGGATTCTTTTCACTTTTTAGgttaaaaatattcacaaacattaattttattactatCGTGGAAGTCTTCAGATGTTCTGACATCCTCAAAGAACTATAGTTTAAAATTCAGATACCCAATGTGTCTTTATAGTACCTGGTTTTAGAACAGAACTGTGACACTAAGAAGATATAAGCTGCGAATACTGATCCTAAAGTTCCCATTATGAAAGGAAGTAAATTTTTCAACGGTACCTCTGGTCTCTGCAACTACTGGAAGGGTGTCTCaaacttattaaaagaaaattatttccacagatgaaataataaaactaacaaagagaaatGGTATTACCAAAAATCTCAGAGCCAAAAAATGACAGAGAGAAATGCTGCCCAGTCAGCTTGATCTCAAATAGCCCCTCCTAACAAGAAAATCATTTTTGGAACTTTATCTTAAAAAACCCTCAAGGAACAAAGAAGCTTTTACACAAATGGACAATTAGAAGTTATAAACTGATGGGACTTAAATGTAAATGACTATAAAGTGCTTCTTAGTTTTAGAATACCTGAGTTTCTCTCAATGATAAACAAAAACAGTGCCACAAACATATCCATTTCATATACACAacatacaaaatattttccaTCTGTAGATCTGGTCAAAAGCATTCATCTGAGACATAATTCAGAAGAAGCCAGGCAGTAAAATATTCCACTCATTTATAGTTTCCACCTGCCATCCTCTTTATTTACCCAAGTTTATCAGCCCGTTCCTAAGTGAATCAAATCATTAATCAAACTTCCTAATTCGCATGTATTGAGAAGATGGTCTTAAGCTTTCCAATGCCACATATAAAAATTTGAATGACATTCTTCCTAGATTACTGTACTTCTTCCCACTTGTCACCCATTCAACCAACAAAAGCTACAATAAACACACCCTTCTCCCAAGTGTCATACTCAGAAATGGAACTTAACTTAGATTCACAGATATCAGAACTCCAGCAGTCTCTTGAGATCAGTCTTTCCTGTCCATTCCCAAAGCCAGCTGTCAACTATTATTTGCATTAGTGCTAGATTCCTCATTATTGTTCCTGGCTCCTGTCCTGCTGTCACCTTCAAATGCTCAATGATGCACTCATGGTGTTATAAAATATACACTAGCTATCGTAAGCATCTACTAAAAATCTGAAATAGATGGGAAATGAGTATCTTTTAATCTTATCATCAAGAAATccatttaggaaaatataaaggCCTCACAGAATGTATTACTAGATTATACTTACtgcataattattaaatatttttaaaactcctaTCTAAtactataaaactaagaaaattatGAACAGGAAAAATTATCTGCATCACACCAAATAAAAGGTTAATTccctaaaataaaagaacaacatGGAATCATAATAATGCACAAACCCAGGTACTTCAAAGATTGCTCAAGTGACAATTGCTCTCTTACTGTGACTTTGAGGCACATTGTTTAATCTCTCTGAGGCTTATTAACTTACCCTAAAAGGTGAGTAAGAAGGATTTTAAGGCTTACTCTTTGAACCCTGTTCTCACTTGTTTCTATATTACTCTGCTTATTTCTACTTTGAAAAAGTCTGTCTTTCCTCTTGAACCTTCTCTTTActgacatcttttttttggggggggggggtttgggccacacccggtggttctcaggagttactcctggctgtctgctcagaaatagctcctggcaggcacgggggaccatatgggtcaccgggattcaaacgaaccacctttggttctggattggctgcttgcaaggcaaacgccgctgtgctatctctccgggcccctactgACATCTTTTTaagagaatttttaataaaaacgattttgcttcacaaaaaaatcttttgacctttataaattaaatattattttgcagcAAAATACTAAAATGGATTTATCTAATTAATACAACAAATATTCCATTCTAACATTTCTACGAAGATATAATAAATCAATTAGTAAAATGTTTAATAAGGCTATAAGAAAAACTGAAGACTAGAGACTTCAAAATATAGTTCACCCATTTGTTCAACAAATGTTTGTGGAATCACAATTTGTATGCTGGAACTATTCCTTATATCTGAGGTACATccataaataaaataccaaaaatctttattagcaaaaaaaaaaagaagaaaaacctttATTAGCATTCTTATACtctgaagaaaaacatgaaataataatagtaataaaataataggtACTAGAATAGAAGAATTCGGGAATGGAATAGGGTGATAGGGCACATTAGTGGTAGCTGATGGCAGAAGTCAGGACACATTTTTTTATGGGGCTTGCCAGAAAGATCACAACAAATGGCGCATTCAGACGACCTGAGAAACCTTGCTATGCAGTCTCCTGAGAAAGTCAGTTGAGACAAATGTGCCCGAAGGCAAAGGCCTAATGGAGCAATGAACATTGCACAATAAGAAGACCAAGTATAGTGACATCAGAAAAGGGGAGCTAGGGCCAACAAGATGCAAGAAGCTATATTATGACTGTGATTAAGGCAAGGAAGgatttcagcttttattttttacgTTTTAGTCTCATGATCCACTATTCCAAGTTTTTAGCATAGTTTTGAAAAGGTTCATCTGGATATCACGTGAACAAGTCCACAGATGAGCAAAGGTAGAAGCTGGAAGGTCTCCTAAAAGACTCATTTAGGAAAGAGATGAGGACAGCATGCACCAGAGGTGGCAGTGAAAGGTGAAGGGAGTAGTCTCTTAAATATGAACAAAAAGGATAAGCAATAGAATTTTCTCACAGACTAACATAGAGTGGGGAGAAACAGAAGTCAAGGAGAGAATTTTAGTCTGAGTGATGAGATGAAAAGAGAGACAAGGCAGGTTGCGGGATAACAGATTTCAAAATACAGTTATAAATCAAGTTGGACACGTCAAGCTTGGGGATCCAGTAAATAATctacacaaatatttataaaactatagtCAAACAAgttacaagagtgaaaaaaataacCATTAAGAGTCTAAGTATAATAGTCCATGCCTTTGCATCATCTGAAAGGTGTCTATTCAATTATAAACAAGTGTTATAAATTCAGTATGCctaatttttcaaaagaattcATGTATCTATGGTCTTTTATGATAATAATCTTCTTTTTggccactcttggtgatgctcaggagttactcctggctatgttctcagaaattgctcctggcttgggggatcatatgggacaccaggggattgaaccgtggtctgtcctaggctaacaccaGAATATgataataatcttttaaaattattaaaataacaaacataTAGTCAGAGCactactacagtgggtagggcacttgccttgcacgtggctaacatgggttcaatccccagaaccccagatcatcccccagcccttccaggagtaatccctgagcacagagtcagaagtactCTCTGAGCATGCCAAGTATAGCCCAACAACCAAGACAGatttaataaatagtaaatatagaGACCAGGCACACCTTTAGGTTGCCTATGTTTTAACCTCAGGGCTGCTCAAGAGCAGGGATCCCATTTGACTGGAACACTTTCTTTATTATTCACCATAGTGCTTGGTGCAAGCTATTATTCAGATATTATTTTCTGGATATACAGCCCACtgtaaaattctaaaatccttaACAGAACTTATACTTTGCTGGTAGGTATGCCATAAATTGTAATTATATCTTTACAAAGAAATGCATCACCATCAAAAATCTGAAATACACATCTATTTAGTAATTCAATTACTAAGGAATCTGTTCATACAGTTATAAAAGTATAGAAAACCATATGTAAGGGTTGGtagcaaaaataaaaccatgcctacgcatgttcattaaaatatacattttaaaaatctagaaattatcTAAAGATAATCTCTAAAACAGAGGAACTAGCTCAGAAGTTATGGTGTGACTACATATTGGAATtatgtctttaaaaaaagaatatcacagATTTATGTA includes:
- the RBM46 gene encoding probable RNA-binding protein 46 isoform X2, which gives rise to MNEENIDGTNGCNKVRTGTQNEAALLALMEKTGYSMVQENGQRKFGGPPPGWEGPPPPRGCEVFVGKIPRDMYEDELVPVFERAGKIYEFRLMMEFSGENRGYAFVMYTTKEEAQLAIRILNNYEIRPGKFIGVCVSLDNCRLFIGAIPKEKKKEEILDEMKKVTEGVVDVIVYPSATDKTKNRGFAFVEYESHRAAAMARRKLIPGTFQLWGHTIQVDWADPEKEVDEETMQRVKVLYVRNLMISTTEETIKAEFNKFKPSAVERVKKLRDYAFVHFFNREDAVAAMSVMNGKCIDGASIEVTLAKPVNKENTWRQHLNGQISPNSENLIVFANKEESHPKTLGKPPTLPARLNGQHSPSPPEIERCTYPFFPGIKLTPISMYSLKSNHFNSAVMHLDYYCNKNNWAPPEYYLYSTTSQDGKVLLVYKVVIPAIANGTQSYFMPDKLCTTLEDAKELAAQFTLLHLDREHNLFSLDLCRRIWRK
- the RBM46 gene encoding probable RNA-binding protein 46 isoform X1 produces the protein MNEENIDGTNGCNKVRTGTQNEAALLALMEKTGYSMVQENGQRKFGGPPPGWEGPPPPRGCEVFVGKIPRDMYEDELVPVFERAGKIYEFRLMMEFSGENRGYAFVMYTTKEEAQLAIRILNNYEIRPGKFIGVCVSLDNCRLFIGAIPKEKKKEEILDEMKKVTEGVVDVIVYPSATDKTKNRGFAFVEYESHRAAAMARRKLIPGTFQLWGHTIQVDWADPEKEVDEETMQRVKVLYVRNLMISTTEETIKAEFNKFKPSAVERVKKLRDYAFVHFFNREDAVAAMSVMNGKCIDGASIEVTLAKPVNKENTWRQHLNGQISPNSENLIVFANKEESHPKTLGKPPTLPARLNGQHSPSPPEIERCTYPFFPGIKLTPISMYSLKSNHFNSAVMHLDYYCNKNNWAPPEYYLYSTTSQDGKVLLVYKVVIPAIANGTQSYFMPDKLCTTLEDAKELAAQFTLLHLDSNFRRSSINSLSPVSATLSSGTPSVLPYTSRPYSYPGYPLSPSISLVNGSHIGQRLYISNQASFF